GCTTTGTTGGACATTTCAGCaagttcattttgaaaaattttgtgcaccaaataaatctaaaaaaatttaaatggggatttcttcttcagttatttattaacgatattaatacagttttggaaatattagaTCGAATCTATTTCAATTCGGGCTTAGAACAAGTATataaaaacttgttatttttgttaagttattatatgaactttaatgattttgtttaagtataccccgttattctgcggtgaattgaaacttatgaattagtttatatatttcttaaaccaatgcaacaaaaattgggtgctcttacgtgctctttagagaattgagtgtcaattagtttttcaatttcTGATATAAAAATACTCCTTACActatgcaatgttttttattttaaaattaaatttactgatgttattagtgtattttatgttgggtgatcttaattaaggttggggaatAGAGAAAAGAAACAGAGAATTGCGTATCAGGGATGaggaaaaatttgagaaaaataatgtccacaggccattaatcaaatttatgagtttttgacgaaaaaataaaaataacaaaaattaggtttatattgtattttcttgtaggaatattcatttttaacagaaataatcataaacaaaaaataccaagactggaaaatttcgtacgtctttccccgcaaaacccttttgtgtacagtgctgtctgtgaatatatgtgaaagccaccacgttggtaaatgacgttaacacgcacacatttatagattcacgacattcaccacacagcgcacacgaacacaacgataggttcacgacattcaccatacctcgcagcttgtaggcaaacgtcagttgaccgccgagtttccagtcttggtattttttgtttatggaaataataacaaaaaccataaaaaataatgatggaaaggtttttgatgaaaatactccTATGTCCGTTGTTGTGAGAGCTTTGTTCGCATTTACCTGTTTTAGTGGGGTACTAACAGTTGAGTATGCCTGATAAAGATCACAttacattatattttaatctaATCCGAAGATAAACTAGAAGCACTGCAGCTTGGGAAACTTAGTCCATCGGATGATACAATACAAGACATTAATATACAAaatacaacacagaaagacaaagAAGAGACAGAACATATAACACTGAACTACATGGCACCTTCTGAGCTCGAACCCACGAAGCCGGCTCTGAAGTCAACTACATATTCTTCTGTGTCATGGCCACGTGCTTGATACAGATCAAGTGATGATCCCATTCATATTTTATATGCatcaaaattgttttactttcaaataatttatctaCTAAAGGTCTTAcagataatttattttattttttacaatacaAATAATTACACtttaaagtttgaatttttttaagtcattaTTCTATTCTATAGATTTGATACAACTCGAATCGCTACTTAACTTCCTAGTTTAACTCGTTTCGGTAAACTTTTGCTAACAGGTTGTGTCATAACTTGCgttggttgtaaaaaatcatcatcattatcattggCATCACAATCCGTCGAATTCTTCTTCTCCTGTTGTCCTGTAGTTTCCTCAGGAGATATGCCAGCATCTTCAAGTAATCTATTCTTTTCGACAAGCAAATCTTGCAATTCAGCTATTTTGTCCTTCTTTGAATTCAAAAGCAAAGCAAACTTGTTGAGAAGATTCTTTTCCAATTGATTCTTCTCTTCCAAGCATTTTTCTACAGTGCTAACCATCGTTtgatatttttcattcaattctttTGTGGATTCTTTGCATTGAGACAATTCTGCTCGTAAAGAAGCTATCAAATCAACAGCTGCCAATCCAAAATCAGATTTCAATTCAGGATTGGTCGTAAGATCAAGttccaaatattgaatttggaattgatctttttttattaaattaaatttatcattttCAACAACATATTCAAAATGTTTGGCACCGCCATTTGTTGTTAATGCTTCTTTACATTCATCAAAGAATTTTTCATATGGAATTTCTAATTCTTCAGATGATTGTTTAAGATCATCGAAGCGAACATTACCTTGCCATTCCTTGGATCTGTGTGTATCAAGGATTTGTAGATTGATATTATTTGTGTGCCATTCTGTTTTGAGAATGAAATGCTGGTCGGGTATGGTTTGTGGGACTTTATTTACAAATGTTGTTGTTTGTGTTGGTAGATCCATTGGAactatgttttatttaaataaagaatacatgtttttatattatttaggataaattaaatgcaaatgtttAATTACCTTGGGAGaaatcaaaaagaaacaaaatttgtttaaaaagttatgatgaaatatcctcaaaatgacaacgaaaacaaaaatatttttgaactgtcaaaaaaaataagttccaCAAATTACAGTGCTGTCGAGTGGATGTTATAAGTACTATTATAGCACTACTACCAAGCCCttttccattggaggtggtagtttactcgtgagtaaaAATCTAGtataagctgcgttcctttggaaatatttatctactttttagtacttaaaactactttgatctactttgctatactgaaaaagtagttcaaagcagctttaagtactaaaaagtagataaatatttccaaaggaacgcagctataacaactacacatttctatcctatctcctcgagtagaataTCATGTGTTAATTGTAGTACTGATCTACCACCTCCAATCGAACGGGGctaataaaaaacacatttgatgCCGGGTAAGGTTTTCAGCAATAACGATTACAAAAAGGAATTactggctgaatacaatggtgtagctgtggctgtagcttgtagagcaagttgaagaattctcaactttttgctcagctgccgccaacttttgttgttgtttccctcagtaaacttttgacagtactacaagctacagccacagctacaccattgtattcagccagttaagcgtagtacgcagctgaagcgaaacgaaaaattttaaagtctccaaagtcaacagcggacATGTCaccgaaaaaataccatcgagtATTAtgtcaaagtaaaaataataaaaatacaaaaaatgacaaaattcaagaaaaaacatcagaaaataagttttaaaacaaaataaattaaatttcgtcCAAGATTTCGTTGcgctatttttgtatggaaaatttcgtttcgcttcagctgcgtactaggctttagcaaaaagtgaaaaattgcaaaatcaTTTTGTTACAGTTTTTCTGACCGCAAaattgatgcagaaagcttatttctttgttttaaaaaccatttttgtagtttttttcccaaaaacaaatcacgttagaaagaaaaattaGTTCTTCACTTTTGTAAACTtctcttttgcaaaaagtttaaaattttaaatatattttgcgACAGTTTTTCGATcgcaaaatgaaaaacaatagaGGTAATCACGATCCGGTGCaacaaaaagttgaaaaattgctaaattttatttttctactagGTACTATATAAATACAACAGACAAtttttgcaccattgtattatttttttgtaatagggttatggtatagcaaaagtgtaaaataaattgtagtctgtatatttgggtgttttaaggtataactacaacggccacttttggcaaagaaaattttcaaactcattttgggagttttttcgaccacaaaattaaaaataatgatgcaaaaagcttattttttggtctaaaaataattgttgtagttttttgcaaaaacaaatagcgctagaaagaaatgcaaaatttatttttggaaatttccaACTTTTTCATTGTAGTTAAAGCCAATGtatggctcaaaaagtgaaaaagttaaaattttcaatctGCTTTTCTGATGACTTCCTGAagtagaaaaaatacaaaaatgttgcagaaagcttattttttggtccaaaaaaacaatttgtatagctactcttttaaacaaataaattgcgcTAGCGAGGAAAATGTGGCCAATGTTATTACCGCCTTAGAGTTTCATCGTCTAAACTACAACAAATACCATCCACAAAAATCGAATAGCATCACCCTGTTGacatcaaaatacaaaataagaaACAACATGATAAATCACGTATACAAAAAAAGGACAAATATACTACCTCAAAAACCAAagtctttttaaaagaaaacaaccaTATAACTATCATCATATTCTGTACCCCACTGTAATGTAACAAAAAGAGACAACACCATATTTGTTTGaaggaaacgaaaaaaaattatcattctCATTCGTCAGTGTCTGACTTCGCTTCATTATTCGGCAAAATTCTTTGTATTCTTTGCAAAAATAAGGttaattcttttaaacaaatctaaaaactacataaaacttataaaataaataaactatattTACCAGGTATTGAATAGCTTTTGTgcatattttcaagaaaaaagaaaaaaacacttgCAACAATGGATAACTACATGTTTGACGGCGGTCGCATCACCAAAATGGAAGTTGACTATCAACCAACATGCGATGAAAAAATTCCCAAAGCCATCGCCCAGGCCAAATCCAATCCCGATGAATTCCACGCCGCTATCGAAACAATGTTGcaattagaaaaacaaactCGCTTAGGTGCCGATATGGTTTCCTGCTCTCGTGTTTTAGTTGCAATTTGTCAAATTTGTTTCAATGCTGGCAATTGGAATGCCCTCAATGAATTCATTACTCTCTTAGCTCGTAGAAGGTCTCAACTCAAACAAGCTGTGAGTAAAATGATTCAAGAATGTTGTAGTTATGTTGACAAGACTCCCAACAAAGCTGTCAAATTGAGTTTGATTAATACTTTGAGGTCAGTGACTGAGGGCAAGATTTATGTTGAAATTGAAAGAGCCAGATTGACAAAGATCCTGGCTGACATTAAAGAAGCCGAAGGAGATATTGCTGGAGCTGCTGCTGTAATGGAAGAACTCCAAGTCGAGACTTATGGTTCGATGGATAAAAGGGAAAAGGTTGAATTGATTTTGGAGCAAATGCGATTGTGTTTGCTTAAAGAAGATTATGTCTCCACTCAGATCATTGCTAAGAAAATTAGTATTAAATTCTTTGATGATCCCAAGCAGCAGGATCTAAAGGTCAAGTTTTACGACTTGATGATTCGTCTCGATCGAGATACATCGTTTTTGAAGACTTCCCGTCATTATCAAGCGATTGCTGATCCAAAACCAGTCGAAGTGAAGGCTGACAAAGAGGAACCCGCTCCAGCAACTGGTTCTCCTTCGAAAGAAAAGGAGAAGAAAGTAGAAGAAGAGGTTGTTGCAAAGCCACCTCAATTAACAAAAGAACAAATTGAAGATCAAAAGCAAAAGCTTAAATTGGCAGTTGTCTATTGCATTTTAGCGCCTTATGACAATGAACAAAACGATATGATGGCTCATTTagctaaaaacaaaactcttgAAGACATTCCTGTTTATAAAGAGATTCTCCGTTTGTTTATGTGCAAAGAATTGATTAATTTCGATGCATTTGATGCTGAATTTGGTTTTATTCTCACAGAGAATGTTATCTTTCAAGAGAATTCAGTGCATGGCAAACGTTGTGCAACTGAGTTAAAAGATCGTTTAATCGAGCACAATATTCGTATTATCTCGAATTATTATTCTCGGATTTATTTGAAGAGAATGAGTGAATTACTTGTTTTGCCAACTGACAAATGTGAAGAGTATTTGTCTAAGCTAGCAAATGCTGATACAATTCGAGTTAAAATTGATCGTCCGGCAGAGATTGTTTATTTCACAACAAAGAAGACTTCATCGGATATATTAAATAATTGGGCACAGGATACTAATCAATTGATGGCGCTAGTTAATAAGACTTGTCATTTGATTAATAAGGAAGAGTGTATTAACTCGGTTTTGGGAATGGCTGTTGAAGCATaatttataattcaattttgttttttttttctattttcttgcTTAAGTATAGCCAACAGTAATGTTGGTTTATttgtaaaacaaatataataatttaaataaaaaattaaaatgtattttttgaacaGGCGTATATTCGCTGCTGTTCATaggaaattattgttttatttttcttgttgatAATTACGTCTATTTGGTTTGCTGGTTTCTTATTGATTTTGGTGAGTGCATTtatgcatttaacactttttatagattttctcattacactggtcaacaaaattgaacttttttttttgccacaagaaccaagatatacttttctaaaggttttcagtgtgctgaactcgaatctggattcaaaaaaatttgattggcctccgtttttgaaatattaccgttataaaatgctaaaaaacgtcatttgggctgttttcgaggttctgtttttatgtggggtaattcattatagaCAAACTTGTAACGGCGATTATAAGAAcaaatattcttctttcaaaaatattcaagatcGATATTTAGGCTTATGGAAAATAACAGAATATCATATTTTATgattgaaatgaaaatataatttaatttttactacaTTGCacgatgcattaacaatactaatatttCAATATCATACACTCTTAATgcaatacagcgaaacgtccatagtaaaaggTTAACCTTAGATTAactttctttcatttgataccattTTCATTAATGGCCGCGAAACGtacaaaatgcccattctcctttattaatggtatttatttatttcacaaTATTACATAAACCGTTTTTTTTGTTACcctaaaaattaaagaattccataaaagcgaaaaatttaaatttcaaaaaacttccCAGCATTACCTGGGGAAAACGACAAATTAACGAatgaattttgatattttgaattcAGATGATCCAGCAATAAGTTTTGAAGGGTACCGCAATTCTACTCTTATCCGAATATCACGTAAGTCGTTTTTACTAAAACGACAAGAAAGCGACTTGCTCTGAGGGCGCCAATTTGAgttaaattagaaatttaacTTCGGAGTTCTCCAACCTCTTCTCCCCTATGGTTCGATAATTGCTTTACCTTAATTTCCATTTTTGCTTTCAGCAAgtcgttttttgttgtttaagtacAAACGACAaccttaaattttatataacatTCTTCGAACATAGTACATACTTTAATAAATAGAATAGAAACTGTGCCGTCACTAAACATTCACGAAAACATGCCTTATTTAGTACGATTATGTTTAATAAttaggaaattaaatttataaaaaggaaGCAATAGAAATTATAAATACACACgagatttataaattttaacaaattttttatacatgatTTGCTGACTTTGAGAATGTTTTGTTGTCCTCAAATTTGGcaaaacttaaaagtaaaatcgAGTGGAAATCAGAATATCCGTTTCTAATCTGTACGGAATCAATTttgattatcgttttcaaattAGACCGAAACAGACGACCGTGATctgaaaaactaataaatttgtacgcgtattttgaatttctttccAGTTTTGAATTATTCCATGTCTAAGGCCTAACAGCATGCAATTGTCGTTGTATTTGTTTCCTCTATGAGTTTTTAGGTTTGCCTCTTATTTTCGCAATTTTTCTTGGTTATTGAAAAACCAAatgtaaaaaattctattttaaactgattttctatagaaaaaattgcTATTGTATAATATTAAACGCCTATAGAAAGTGAATTGTAATTAATTTCATAAGAGCTAAGTTTCGTGCAAAAAGATGTTTGACTTATTAATCGACCTTAAAAAAGACatgtatggcgtatgagtactttttttatacgaagggtaattccatgacaaagtggacacgaattttaaacaaattatgcagttttttttactttttgtaatagcaaattactatttaaaaACGGTAacactttatgcaagttgcaagaaaagattctttgttgtattcccttatggatagaaattaaattcaaggagaataaataatcttaaagcatttttaaagcataagctgccaactacagaagaatttcacatgaaaatgacggaaaaacaagcccaCAGAAAATTGGATGAATCTAATAGTGACCATGACAATATGCCCTCGTGattgctaaaataaattaacatttaagcaagcttcgttacacaatattcgatttaaaaaaaacttgagtgaaaatgcatcttttctttacttttggaaccacaaatcgcaggtaacatgagttaccaaaataatgtagcgtgagttacctaaacattttaaaatttttcctcgaaatatcgAATAAATGTTTCGTTTTGTCACTGATATtaaaagtttgtaattttttatgtatggaatcttcatttaaaacaaattaagattcttaatttcgtagaaaaaacttcatactgtgggactcttaaatctcgtgtccgatttttgtaacgtgagttaccatcatacttttatttatcccaagcaaatacttaaattaaagaaaatttgttttgttaattatgaaagtaatagttatgctccgttcatggatagtaatttcgtatcaatttatattaaaattaacaaaaaaaaaattatttatgtatcggaaatttttgtgaatgtaacgtgagttaccatggaattgccccgAAAGAGAAAAACTCGTTCGTACTATCGCGAATAAAAATTCCCCGGATTTTACGTGTGTAGTGCACATTGAATCAATCAATAGAAGCAGGCCACCTCACCACTACTCACGtaaacattatttaaaagatCTAACACAATTACTATAAGATTCAGATTTATAACTTCAAGCAACAAATTCATGTACGagtattttgaatttcttcCCGGTTTAGAATTATTCCATGTCTAAGGCCTAACAGCAAGCAATTGTTGTTGCTCTATCAGTTTTTAGGTTtgcctcttcttcgcgattgTGTTGGAATGTCGTATGCCATTGCCTTTTGAACGCATTAAAAATACGTTAAATATCTTGCATGTGTTGCGTTAAGAAATTTGACCAATTTTTCTTGGTCATTGAAAAACCAAGtgtaaaaaattctattctaaactgattttctatagaaaaaattgcTATTGTAAATTATTAAACgcctataaaaaaagaaatgtaaatAATTTCATAAAAGCTAAGTTTCGTGCAAAAAGATGTTTGACGTATTAATCGACCTTAAAAAAGACGTATGGCGTATGGGTACTTTTTATACGAAAGAGAAAACCTGGTTCGTACTATCGCGAATAAAAATTTCCCAGATTTTACGTGTGTAGTGCAGCTCACATTGAATCAATCAATAGTAACAGGCAACCTCACCACTTCTCATGtaaacattatttaaaagatCTTTAACATAAAGACAAGAACACAATTACTTTAAGATTTATAACTTCAAGCAACAAATTCATGTTATCTTCGAAAATGTAagtgaaataatataaaaaaaaaacaaatattatttatcGTATTtagcttaaataaattttaattttttaccaacATCAGTAGAATATTTACACAAATTggcccaaaaaataaacaatacagtatattttttgtttcaaatgacATACAATAATTTGTCTCTTAATACACAATACTCGTATATTCTGCTTTAcaatcaaataacaaaaaaaaggaaaaaaaatatattaacaatgttttaaataattatttttttaaataaaaatataagaagttttatatttaaatttaataattattatgtaAAAAGAGCTGcataaatataaacaagaaaaaaaaaaaggttctagtAGAAGAAAGTGTATAAAATTAAGTCAAAAATATTCAACTAACAGGTTATGGCTCCTCGctataataatatatttatatatatatatataatattgaTTGGGTGTAGTTGTGTGGTATTACGTATagaatatataattttataagattagacatattgatttgtttttttttgttttatcttttgtttacttaattttaaaaatatttttaaatataaagtttaattttatggAAAGGATCAACGAGGATCACTTCAAAGTGCAAGGAGGTTTTCATCTTCCTTTTTCGATGACTTCTTTTTGCGACTATTGTTGGAGGAATCATCGCTGCCGGGTGATGCTACGGAAGGCAGGCTTTCAGCTGCTGCTGCTCTCTCGGCTAGAAATTTGTCAAATTCTGTACTAGTGAGAGTTTCTTCGGGTCCTTCATTCTCTTTCtgtgtttataaaaaaagatatttatttatttttatataaaataagaaaaaaaaatatataattcgaCAAAACTACTAGCaagcaaaagaaataaaagtacataagaaatatatattttttgttgtcaaaTGAATGAATTGGATGAATAGCTGCAAGTGTGTTTTTTGTTAGGagattatgatttgaaattagaTGATAGCAGTGTGAATATTagttaatagaaataaattttacaaTTCCAACAGctacttaaaatatatatacatatgtatacatTACATATTGATgcaatttttaaagaataagTAGTGTTTcttgtttattaatttaaatttattaatttatttatttaaatttgatgcCAATTCATTAACCCATTTatgctgtttgagtaaaaaaagatacataagttgaacaaaatattgaataaagtAAAAGATCAGGATTGAACATTGAATGAGCTATCTACTTTATAACTTGTATTTGATTCTTAAGGTAAAACGATCTTCTAAAGGCTAGATACTCAGAACAGAAACCTGTCGTGATGAATGTTTCCAAAGAAGGAGAGCAATCGATTAATAGTTCCACCCATTCTAAAGAAAGGAGATATTCTACATCCTGCGTCAACTAGTTAGACTTTTATAAGACTTTGAAAACTAGTATACCAAGAATGCAAAATAAAGTGCATAATTtcgcaagaaaacaacaacaaatactttattttttatagtattagTTTTCAAATactgtgtcaaaaaaaaaaaaaaaaacaaaataaaaagcattatATTAGTATTTATGTGCTAAAGAAACTTTTATCTGAGAGACCGTTTCTTTTGTGCGTTTTAAGAGCtggttaaaatattttaatcaaacaaatcttCTCAACTCTTGTTAACGACTacttatttaatattaaaattttgtttacgttttttacaTTATTGAACTACTGCAATCTGaaaaatacagatttttttgtataaaatgcaTCAAATTTGTTGTTAGGGttgcttataattttttttttattcttaaaaaaatcagtCGAAAAGGGGAAATTAATCTTTTTCTATACATatcttttgataaattttatacaaatcgttctgttaaaatactttaaagtatcaaaacaaaataaaactgataaaaaaaaaaaaaacaaaaaattatgttaaaaagCATAATTTAAAGAAGCATTAATGGgttattaataattaattttttgtgatcaataaaattttaacaaagaaata
This DNA window, taken from Episyrphus balteatus chromosome 2, idEpiBalt1.1, whole genome shotgun sequence, encodes the following:
- the LOC129911467 gene encoding 26S proteasome non-ATPase regulatory subunit 12 — protein: MDNYMFDGGRITKMEVDYQPTCDEKIPKAIAQAKSNPDEFHAAIETMLQLEKQTRLGADMVSCSRVLVAICQICFNAGNWNALNEFITLLARRRSQLKQAVSKMIQECCSYVDKTPNKAVKLSLINTLRSVTEGKIYVEIERARLTKILADIKEAEGDIAGAAAVMEELQVETYGSMDKREKVELILEQMRLCLLKEDYVSTQIIAKKISIKFFDDPKQQDLKVKFYDLMIRLDRDTSFLKTSRHYQAIADPKPVEVKADKEEPAPATGSPSKEKEKKVEEEVVAKPPQLTKEQIEDQKQKLKLAVVYCILAPYDNEQNDMMAHLAKNKTLEDIPVYKEILRLFMCKELINFDAFDAEFGFILTENVIFQENSVHGKRCATELKDRLIEHNIRIISNYYSRIYLKRMSELLVLPTDKCEEYLSKLANADTIRVKIDRPAEIVYFTTKKTSSDILNNWAQDTNQLMALVNKTCHLINKEECINSVLGMAVEA
- the LOC129910224 gene encoding uncharacterized protein LOC129910224; the encoded protein is MDLPTQTTTFVNKVPQTIPDQHFILKTEWHTNNINLQILDTHRSKEWQGNVRFDDLKQSSEELEIPYEKFFDECKEALTTNGGAKHFEYVVENDKFNLIKKDQFQIQYLELDLTTNPELKSDFGLAAVDLIASLRAELSQCKESTKELNEKYQTMVSTVEKCLEEKNQLEKNLLNKFALLLNSKKDKIAELQDLLVEKNRLLEDAGISPEETTGQQEKKNSTDCDANDNDDDFLQPTQVMTQPVSKSLPKRVKLGS